DNA sequence from the Pedobacter sp. W3I1 genome:
CATTAAAAAACTTGGCAAAAGTACGTGCCCTGTACGAGCCGCCCATATCTGGCGACGCAATAGTTAAGTTTTTTAAGCCTAAGCTTTTGATATAAGGCACAAAAATTACCGATCCATCTAAGTGATCAACCGGAATATCGAAGAAACCCTGTATCTGCGCAGCATGTAGATCCATCGTCATAATACGGTGAATGCCTGCTGATTTTAATAAGTTAGCTACCAATTTGGCGCCGATTGCTACACGCGGCTTATCTTTCCTGTCCTGACGAGCTAAACCATAATAAGGAACAACTGCTGTAATATAATGTGCCGATGCTCTTTTAGCAGCATCAACCATTAGCAAAAGTTCCATTAAATTATCGCTGGGCTGATAAGTAGACTGGATTAGAAAAACATCACTACCACGAATTGACTCATCAAAGGAAGGTTGAAATTCGCCATCACTGAATTTGTGAATGGTTACGCTACCAAGTGGCTTGCCGTAATGTTCGGCAATCTTAAGTGATAATCCCTTAGAACCTGTTCCGGAAAAAAGCTTTACCGGGTTAAACTGCAATGGCATGGGTTCGTGTAGTTTACGGTTAAAAAAAATCGGATCATGTCCATTTAAAACATGATCCGACATTAAATTTTCGTTGTCCGACCTGGATTCGAACCAAGACAAACGGTACCAAAAACCGTTGTACTACCCTTATACTATCGGACAAAAACTTCTCAAGGATATTCTCCTCGAAAGGGAATGCAAATGTAGGAACCTTATTTTAAATATGCAAGAGTGATTTTAAAATATTTTTAATTTCTTTCCCGCTATTCCTGTTTGCGATGCAAAGATAAAAAAATCATCACATCGCGTGCAACATTTTATTTTTTTATGCGACTTTTTTTACTGCGAACCACTTAAATCATTTATTATCAAAGACTAAAATTAAACTATGAATTACTCAAGGATCAACACCATTGGAGGCTGGCTCTGTTTTATCGTTGCCGCCCTCACCTACATCTTAACTTTAGATCAATCTGTAAGTTTCTGGGACTGTGGCGAATTTATTTCTTCAGCCTTCCGAATGGAAGTGGTTCACCAGCCGGGCGCTCCAATCGTTTCCATGATTCAAAGGTTATTTTCGGCACTTGCTTTTGGCGATAAAACCAAGGTAGCTTATTTTATCAATATATCTTCTGCACTTGCCAGTGCAGGCACCATCCTCTTTCTCTTTTGGACAATTACCGCACTGGCCAAAAAAACGGTCATTAAAAAAGGTGAGGAAATCACCAACCAAAAAATCATCGGCATTATGGGCGCCGGTTTTGTAGGGGCTTTGGCTTATGCATTTTCTGATAGTTTTTGGTTTTCTGCCGTAGAAGCAGAAGTTTACGCCATATCGTCGCTTTGTAGTGCTATTGTATTTTGGGGCATATTAAAATGGGAATCGCAGGCTGATGAACCAAGATCAGACCGTTGGTTGCTTTTTGTGGCTTATATCATGGGGATTTCTATTGGTGTACACATCTTAAACCTTCTTACCATCCCCGCCTTAATATTTGTTTATTATTTCAAAAAGAACCCATCGCCCAATTGGCAAAGCATTTTAAAAGTATTTTTTGTTTCAATTGCAGTTCTGGCAGCCGTGCAATTTGGTATTATCCAATATGTTATATCTTTTGCAGCAAACTTTGATTACTTTTTTGTAAACACCATGGGCTTAGGCTTTGGAACGGGTATATTGTTCTTTGCAGCGCTCGTTATCGGGAGTCTGGTTTATGGCATCCGTTATTCTATCCTTAAAAATAAAAGAGTTTTAAACCTGGCCATGTTATTTACCGTTTTGCTGCTTTTTGGATACAGCTCTTTTGCACTCCTCATTATCAGGGCGCAGGCTAAACCAAATTTAAATAACTATAACGTAGATAATGTATATTCTTTTTCGAGGTATGTTGGTCGCGACCAATACGGCGACAGGCCGCTACTTTATGGAGAAAACTATAATTCGGAAAAAATAGACATTAAAGAAACAGGCAAGATTATCCGTAAAGGCGAAAAAAAATATGAGCTTGCCGGAACAAAATCGGCTTATGTTTTTGCCGATAAAACTTTACTGCCACGTATGTACAGTGATAAACCCGAACATATTAATTTTTACAAAAGTTACATGGGTTTTGATGATGAGTACAAACCTACCTTGATGGACAACTTAAAATACATGTTCTCTTTCCAGACCGGACAAATGTACATGCGTTATTTTATGTGGAATTTTGTGGGCAGGCAAGATAATGAAGATGGACAGTTTGGGGGAAAAGATGGCAATTGGCTAAGCGGTATTAAACCTTTGGATGCGATCAGGCTTGGCAATCAAAAAAATCTTCCACCATCCATTGTAGAAAACAAAGCATACAATAGATTTTTCTTTTTGCCTTTAATTATCGGTTTAATTGGTGCGGTTTGGCATTTTAAGCGCAACCAGAAAGACGCAGGTATTATCGGTTTACTCTTCGTTTTTACGGGTGTGGCTATTGTGGTTTACCTTAACTCTGTCCCTGTTGAGCCACGCGAAAGAGATTACGCCTACGTCGGCTCGTTTTATGCATTTGCGATCTGGATAGGTTTAGGCGTATTGGGTTTAAAGGATTGGGTTTTTCAAAAACTAACGCCTGTACGGGCTAGTATCTTTGCTTCGATTATTGCTTTATTTGGCGCTCCGATTATTATGGCCAACCAGGGCTGGGACGATCATGATCGCTCTGATAGCCATGTAGCGAGAGATATGTCTGTCAGTTACCTAAAATCATGCGCACCCAACGCCATTTTGTTCACTTATGGCGATAATGATACCTATCCGGTGTGGTATGCACAGGAGGTTGAAAATATCCGTCCGGATGTACGTGTGGTAAATTTAAGTTTATTTACTGCCGATTGGTACATCGATGGAATGCGAAAAAAGCAAAATGAATCTGCTCCCTTACCCATCACCTTAAAGCATGAGCAATATGTTGAAGGCACCAGGGATATTATGTACTATCAGGATTATAAGATTGCACAACATATCGAATTGCAGGAAATTTTAGATGTACTCCTATCCGATCACGATGAAGATAAAGTAACGATGACTGATGGCTCTAAATACAATGTGTTACCTACCAAAAACCTTAAACTGGCGGTAAGTCCGCAACAGGTTTTAGATACCGGAACGGTACCAAAAGAAGATGCAGGTAAAATTGCAAGCAGTATGGAGTGGACTTTTAACCAGAATTATGTAACTAAAGGAACATTGGCCTTATTTGATATTTTGGCGCACAATAACTGGGAACGACCAATTTATTTTACAGGGGCAATGCCAGATGAGCAATACATTGGGTTAAACAAATACCTTTATATGGAGGGGTTAAATAAAAGATTATTGCCTTTGAAACCAGATACGGCAATTACACAAGATTTTGATCGTGTAAACCTGAAACCAATGTACAACAACCTGATGAATGTGTATGGCTTTGGCAACATTAAAAATGCCAACCATTTAGACAGGCAATCTGCTGATGATGTAACCATGTTCTCGAATATGTTTAATGGCTTATTAAACGGCTTAATAAATGAAGGTAAAATTACTGAAAGCAAAAAAGTGGCTAATAAATATTTTGAGGTGATTCCTGCTAAATTTTACAGTATGCGCCAGGTCATGAGCACTTATTATTTCACCGAAAGTCTCTATCGTTTAAATGACCTGAATCGTGCAAATGCGATGATCAAAAAAACGGCCGATTATGTAGGCAGGGAACTGAGCCACCTGGCTGATGTTTCAGAGAGCAAAAACCAACTATCATCTGAGCAGGATGTACGTTTCTACCTTGGCTATTTAGGACAAATGGTAAAATTAACCGAGGCTTTTAAGCAAGATGCGTTGAGTAAAAACCTGGAAAAACAATACAACGATTTAATCACGAGATTTACGCCATTTGCAACGGGTTAGCAAAAAAACATTCTAAATTTTAACCCATAGGCAGATTTTACATTCTTGCTTATGGGTTTTTGCTTCTCCAATAAATTAAAATCCTTTATGTTAAAGGCCTTAAGCCGTTAAAAATTGTTAAATCAATCCGAAATTTTACCTGTTTTATCGACTAGAATAGTTAATTTCGGCAGCATTTTTATGTGAAAACAATTTTTAATATCATTAAATAAACCAATGAATTATTCAAAAGTTAATAATATAGTAGGCTGGATCTGCTTTTTAATTGCTACACTAACTTACGTTTTAACCTTAGAGCCTTCTGCCAGTTTTTGGGATTGCGGTGAATTTATCGCATCAGCATTTAGAATGCAGGTTGTTCACCAGCCTGGTGCACCTTTATTCTTAATGCTCCAACGTTTCTTCTCCATTTTTGCAGCTGGAGATTTAACCAAAATCGCTTACTGGATGAATGTAGGTTCGGCTGTTTCTAGCGGGGCAACTATCTTATTCTTATTTTGGACCATCACTGCACTGGCTAAAAAAACAGTATTAAAAGCTGGTGAAGAACTGACAACCGGCAAATTGATCAGTATTATGGGTGCAGGTGCCGTTGGTGCTTTGGCTTATACTTTCTCTGATAGTTTTTGGTTTTCGGCAGTAGAATCGGAAGTTTATGCACAATCATCGTTATTCACCGCGATTGTATTTTGGGCCATCCTTAAATGGGAAGCACATGCCGATGAGCCACGCGCCGATCGTTGGTTATTGTTTATTGCTTATATTATGGGTTTATCAATTGGTATCCACTTGTTAAACTTGTTAACTATACCGGCTCTTGCTTTTATTTATTATTTCAAAAGAACAGATAAAGCAACAACATCAGGAATTATTAAAACCCTTATTGTTGGTATTTTAATCTTGGCGGTAATCCAATATGGTATTATCCAATACCTGGTTTCGTTTGGTGCATATTTCGATTTATTCTTTGTTAACACATTGGGTTTAGGTTTTGGAACGGGTGTTTTATTCTTCGCCATTTTATTAATCGGTGCGCTGGTTTGGGGAATCCGTTATTCGATCCAACACCAAAAGAAATTATTAAACCTAGGTTTAATCTCTACCGTTTTAATCATTTTCGGTTATGCATCCTTCTCGATGATCATCATCAGGGCAAAGGCAGACCCGAACTTAAACAACAGTGCGCCTAAAGATGCTTTCTCTTTCTTAAGTTACCTAAACCGTGAGCAATATGGCGACAGGCCATTGGGTTACGGCCCTAATTATAACTCTGAAAGAGTAGGTGTAACTGAAGGTAAAACCATCTGGAGAAAAGGAAAAGACAAATATGAGGTAGCAGGTAAAAAAACCGACTACGAGTATAATAACAACACTTTATTACCTCGTATGTATAGCGATGATCCTAAACATGCGGCTTTTTATAAAGAATGGATGCGCTTAGATGATACTAAAAATCCTACTTTAGTAGATAATGTTGGTTTCTTGTTCAGCTATCAGATTGGCTACATGTATATGCGTTATTTCATGTGGAATTTTGCCGGCCGCCAGAATGACGAGCAAGGCCAGGGTAGCGGACATGAAGGCACCTGGATTAGCGGTATTAAACCAATTGATGCCATGTTGAGAGGTAATCAGACTAATCTGCCACCATCAACCGTTGATAACAAAGCGTATAACCGTTTCTTCTTTTTACCATTAATTTTAGGCGTTATCGGTGCACTTTGGCATTTCAAACGTAACCAGAAAGATGCCGGAGTTGTAGCATTATTATTCTTCTTTACCGGTATTGCCATTGTATTATACTTAAATCAAAAACCATTGGAGCCTCGCGAAAGGGATTACGCTTACGTAGGATCCTTCTATGCCTTTGCCATATGGATTGGGCTCGGGGCGCTCGCTATTAAAGAGTGGTTGTTTAAAAAACTAACCCCAACTGCCGGTGCCATTGGTGCAACCGTGATTGGATTACTGGCAGCACCGGTAATTATGGCCGAGCAAGGATGGGATGACCATGACCGTTCTACGAAAATGGTTCCGCATGATATTGCTTTGGATTACCTACAATCCTGTGCGCCAAATGCCATCTTATTTACTTATGGCGATAATGATACCTACCCGCTTTGGTATATCCAGGAGGTAGAAAATGTTCGCCCTGATGTTCGTATTGTAAACTTAAGCTTGTTTGATACCGATTGGTATATCAATGGATTAAGACAAAAACAAAATGAATCGGCTCCATTGCCAATTTCAATGAAACCTGAGCAATATGTACAAGGAGAAAGAGATGTAATGCCATACGATGATTATAAAATTGCCGGTAGTGTTGAGCTTAAAAACGTGGTTGATTTATTGTTATCAAACAATGAGAGCGATAAAGTACCGATGCAGGATGGCACAAAATCGAATTTCCTGCCAACCAAGAACCTTAAAATTACGGTAGATCCACAACAAGTAATCAGTACAGGAACAGTACCTGCAGCCGATGCTTCAAAAATTACCACCACAATGGATTGGAAGTTTAATAAAGGTTATGTGACTAAAGGAACGTTAGCCATGTTCGATATCCTTGCACATAACAACTGGAAACGTCCGATTTATTTCGCTTCTACAGTGCCTTCTGAGCAGTATAACGGCTTAGATAAGTATTTATACAGCGAAGGTTTAGCCATGCGTTTATTACCGCTTAAAGCTGATACTACATCATCAGAAGATAGACCAGAGCAATTAAACACGCCTGTTTTGTATAATAATGTGATGACTAAATTTAAGTGGGGAAATATGAAAACTGCTAAATATTTAGATCCACAGTCATCAGATGATACTTTCATTTTTACCAATCTCTTCAGCAGCTTAACTAACAGCCTAATTAAAGAAGGTAAAATTGCTGATGCCAAAAAAGTAGTAGATAAATACTACGAGGTAATGCCTGATAAATTCTTCGGCATCCGTACGGTTGTAGTGAAATTCTACATGGCTGAAAATTTATATAAACTAGGCGAAACTGTCAGGGCTAATGATATTTTGGAAAAATCCGGCGATTATATCAATAAGGAATTAAACTACCTGGCTGATATTTCACAATCAAAAGGTTTAACCGGGTCGCAGAACATTCAAACCGGCTTATACTATCTGGATCGAATGATTAAAACAAGTAAAGCTGCAGGTCAGGATAAACTGAGCGATAAGCTGCAGAAAACATTTAACAGTTTAGAAGGCCGTTTGTCGATGTTTTTCCCACAGCAGGGGCCACAACAGTAAACGGATCTGAAAATAGATTATACGAGCAGCTGCATTAATTTGTAGCTGCTTTTTTATTTGCCAAACCTATCAGGTTTTAAAAACCTGATAGGTTTGAATCATGGCCTAAGTTGGATTAATAATAATTGATTTTTCCACTCAGTTATCCTTACAATCGTCATGCTGAATTTATTTCAGCATCTATCATGCTACAAAGACCCTGAAATAAATTCAGGTGACGAACCTAGTAAAATCCTTAAAAACTAGGGATTTATCCACAAAAAATCCCGTTCGGCATTGCCAAACAGGATTCAAATTTATTTTAGTTAATGATTATTCGTTTACTACACCCATCGCGCAGAATTTTTCAATTCTTTGTTCAATCAGTTTATCCGTTTTTAGTTTACCTAAAGCAGCTAAATCTTTAATCAGGTAATCTTTTAAAGTTCTGCCCATTAACTCCGGATCCTGATGTGCACCTCCAAGCGGCTCAGGAATAATGCCATCAATTAGTTTGTTGCCAAACATATCATCAGAAGTCAATTTTAAGCATTCAGCAGCTTTCTCTTTAAAATCCCAGCTTCTCCATAAAATAGAGGAACAAGATTCAGGAGAGATTACCGAGTACCAGGTGTGCTCTAACATATATACTTTATCACCGATACCGATACCTAAAGCACCTCCGGAAGCACCTTCACCAACAACAACGCAGATAATCGGCACGCGTAGGATAGACATTTCCAATAAGTTTCTGGCAATAGCCTCACCTTGTCCACGTTCTTCAGCCTCTAAACCAGGGTAAGCACCCATAGTATCAATAAAAGAAACAACCGGTTTATTAAATTTTTCAGCCAAACGCATTAAACGTAAAGCTTTACGGTAACCTTCCGGATTGGCCATACCGAAATTGCGAAACTGACGCTCTTTGGTATTTTTACCTTTTTGGTGACCAATAATCATTACCGTTTGACCATTTATAGAAGCAAAACCGCCAATAATTGCTTTATCATCTTTAACCGTTCTATCGCCGTGCATTTCAATAAAATCATCGCAGATCATATTGATATAATCGAGGGTTTGCGGGCGATCAGGGTGACGGCTCATCTGAACCTTGTTCCAACCGGTTAAATTTTTATATAAGTTATTGGTAGTTTCATCTAATTTACTATCAAGCTCGTCTAAAGTGGCAGACATATCTACCTTAGTTTTTTCGGCAACTTGCTTAACCTTTTCTATCTGCTGAACTAAATCGGCAATAGGTTTTTCAAAATCGAATGATGTTTTTATTTGCTGCATAATTGAACCACAAAAATAAGTAATTATTTTTAGTTTGTAGTGAACAGTTTTTTGTTTGCGTTTTTGAGGGAATAAATCGCTTTATCGTATAGGCAAATTAGCATTGCAAATACACTGTTTATCCTTTCCATTTTTTTGATTTGGAAAACAATTACAGTATTTTTTCGGTTAGAGCAGTCCCGCCCCCGTTTCTGCCGATTGAAAACCTGTGAAACAAGCAAGAATACCATAAGTAAACAAAAACAGATGCTTAAATCGGCATCTCACTCCGGTCGGGTTTAGTTTATTCCGGTTTCTGCAACTATGAGGGGCTTCCGGGCCACCGCCCTAACCTACCTAGCCCTGATTGCAATGGAAAGCACGCAAGCGAGGCACGAGTGCGGACTTGCAATGTAAAGCAGGACGAACGATAATGTTTATGTTGACCCTGCGCTCTGAATAAATCGAAAATTACTTTAAAGCATTGACAATAATTAGCTTGCAGGTGAAATCTCTAAGCGATTTATCTGAATTCGCTCAAAGATTTCTCCATTCCGTTGCACTTCAGTCGAAATGACGACCGATTTTTAGAACTTAGCGGCCTCGCCTGCTTTTGGTAATGCTTTTTTAATAAACTCACGGATATGGTTATTCGCCGTTTTCAAATCATCCTTACGTAGGTACATCATGTGCCCACTACGGTAACCTTCCCAGCTCATACGGTCCTGCAGTTTACCAGCTGCATCTAACTGCCACATGCTGTATTTGGCGTTGAAATAATCGCAGGCCCCCATCATAATAACCCGATTGCACCAATAAATGCAGATAAGGATTCTGTGCCATGGCCTGACGGAGATTATCGCCGGTCTGATCTCCAGATTTATCCCATGGATACACGGAACCGAACATATTGTATTTTAAATCGGTTTTATAATTCAGTTCGTTACGGATGTACATATTAATGGCTGGCGTAAAGGAATGTAACCACGAAGTTAGTTCTGCATTGTAATCAGGTCCTTCGCCGGCACTCATTTTATCGATACCACGATAGCGCGAATCTAACCTGCCAACGGTAAAACCTTTATCTCTTAACAGTTCTTTCCAAAAGAAATCAGCAGGTACATTAAGGTTATAATCTAATATCACTTTTTCTGAAAGACCAGAATAACGGGCCATTTTTACGGCAATGGCTTTCTTTTTATCGGGGCTCAACATCCCCCCTTGCGAAATTGCAGGAATTAACTCATTAATGGTAAAACTTTCCACTTCAGGAAGCATCGCCGTTAAATCTTTACTTTGTAAATCGGCTGACAAGGCTTTATGGTACCAGGCGGTAGCTGCAAAATACGGTAAACGCAAAGCTGCATCAACTGGGCCGCTACGTTCAATGCCGAGTTCGGTTGGCGAAACCAATACCACGCCGTTTAAATACATCCACTGGCTGTTCTGCAGCTCTAAAGCTAAGCCTGAAACGCGTGTGGTACCATAACTTTCGCCAATTAAAAATTTTGGCGATGCCCAACGGTTATTGCGGGTTACAAAAGTATTGATCCACTCAGCTAAATACTTAATATCTACACGAACACCAAAAAACTTATTGGTGGGAATATCTTTGCTCACTGCTCTCGAATAACCTGTGTTAACCGGATCGATGTAGATAATATCGGCAACATCTAAAATAGAATATGGATTTTCTTTATAACCATAAGGCTGCACGGGATAACCTTCGTCATCAATATTCAAAACCACAGGACCAGTATAGGCAATGTGCATCCAAACTGAAGCCGAACCCGGGCCGCCGTTAAAAGAGATTACTAAAGGTCGCTTATCACGATTTTGCACATCACTGCGTTCGTAATAAGTATAAAACAAACCTGCAATTGGTTTTCCATCTTCATCCCAAACAGGCAGCGTACCTGTTATAGCCTTATAGGGAACGGATTTACCATCGATGGTTACCGCGTGATTGGTAACGACCGAGCTCTCCACTTTAATGGTCCTTTCGTTTGCTGAAGATTTAGGTTCGTCTTTAACGGTAACCTGGGTAGTGGTTACAGTTTCTTTAGATTGGCTTTTCCTTGGTTCTTGTTGTGCATATGCAAAAATGCCCATGCTTAAAAATGTAGCGAGTATAAATCTGAATTTCATTGTTTTGGTTTGGTTTCTAAATATCAAACTATTGCGGCGTTAATCAAAAAGCGCATTAGAAATGTTACTAAACAACCCATATTGCTTGTGGTACTGTATTAACTTGAGTTTTACAAACCAAAAAGCATAAAAAAAGCCGACACTGCATATTGCAATGTCGGCCAGTAAAAAACCGGGATGATATTAATTATTTATCCCACCAAACTTTTCCTACGAGCTTATCGCCTCCCGGAACAGCGGCTGATGCAGCTTTATAGTTTACTGCATTAGTAACGCCTTCGAAAAGTGGATAAGGGAACCTACGCGGAATTGAACCGCCCGTATTGGTATTTGGATATACAATAGGCACCAGTGCAGGAATACCTGTTCTTCTCCAGTTCGACCAGGCCTCATAAAAATCGAGCATGGTAATAGTATGGGCCCAATATTGAGTACCGATCATATCTAAACCGTTGGCCGCTACATATGGATGGGCGATTAAATAAGTCGCGGCATCTGTTCCGCTTACCGCCATTGATGCATCATATTGAGAAAGATAAGTCATTGCAGAGGTAACTCCAGCATTGTAATGCGTAGCAGCCGAACCGCCAATACCATAACGTTGTGCCGCCTCTGCCCAAAGCAGTTCGGTTTCTGCATAGGTAAGAATAAAGGTATTGCCATCTCTTTTCAACATCCCCGGGTTTGGAGAAGAATAATCAGTAAAATCGGTATAAGAAGGGTCCTGACGAACATCTCTTCCTCCAATACCACTTAAATCTTTACCATTTGGCATCCCTTTTTGTACGGCAGGATTAGTAACGAAAGCAGGATTTTGAACCTTGGTGCCATCAGTTAAATACAATTTGGTTACCGCTACCTTACCTAAACGAGGGTCGTTATTGGCCTTTAAATAATTGATAAAGGTATTGCTCCACCTGGTGTAATAATTCTCCTGACCACCATCGCCTAATAAAACCTGCGCATTTCTATTTTGCGTTACCCGGGCACCATTGGCATCGTGTTTAAAGAAAGCATTATCTGCATCGCCAGTCATGGTTTTGCCAACTGCTTTATTGATGTAGGCCTGCGCTAAAGTAGCATCAGCTTTGGTTAGCCTCATGGCCATGCGGAGCATTAAACTATTTCCGAAACGTTTCCATTTTGCAATGTCGCCAGCAAAAATAAGATCTCCTGTTACTTTATCACCACTGGCATTTAAGGCAGTACTCGCCTCATCAACCTCTTTTAACAGATCGGTATATATAGCTTGTTGTGTATCATATTTAGGATATAAGTTTGCCGTATAATATCCTCTTCCTGCATCAAAATAAGGTATATCGCCGTATAGATCTGTTAATCGCTCAAAAATCAGGGCTTTCCAGATTCTACCCATCTGATAGACGTTATTATATTGAGTTTTTCCTTTGGTAAACTCCACTAAATCTGCAGCGTACTTCACCTGATCTGGATAAGCTTTTTCCCAATAAGCAGCTGTATAACCTTCATTTAGCATGTATTTGTCACCTGCCCAATAACTGATAACGGAGGACATGCCCTGCATCATCGTAGAAGCATAAATTAAATTTCCTCTCCAGGTTTCATAAGCAAAATCGATGCTCCCGGTATAATTTAACTGAGCCGTAGATAAAAGGAAGTTCGGATTATATTGCTCCTGGCCAATAGCTGTTGGATCTGTATTAATTTTTTCGAAGTCTTTTGTACAACCAGCTATCAGGACTAATCCAGATAATAAAAGTGGTACGTATAATTTTATGATCGTTTTCATTTTCAATTCGTTTAAAGGATTATAACTTAACACTTAAATTTAAACCGTAGGTACGCACGGGTGGCACACCACCTAACTCCATACCCGGAATTGTTGCATTATAGCTCGATTCGGGATCGATGTTATCGGTTTTTTTCATGATGATAAATAAGTTACGACCAACGAAACTTACATTTAAGCCTTTAATCTTATTATTGAACAGCTTTCCAGGGAAATTATAACCCAGAATAACCTGTCTGAACTTGATAAAACTTGCATCCTGAACAAACTGTTTTGAAACATTATTAGCGAAAGTGCTGTAATAATTTGCGGCATTTACGCCTAAAGCCTCACGGTTTTCTAAAGTGGCCTGGTGCAAACCAAATACATAACCATAATAATCAGTGGCAGAGAAAATTTTACCGCCCCATTTACCATCAATCAGGAAGGAAAGATTAATGCCCTTATAATTAAACTCATTATTCCAACCAGCAGTCCATTTATTATAGGCCGAACCATAAGGTTTCAATTCACCTCTTTCCGGGATCCCGTCGGTACCCTTAACAATATTGCCATTGGCATCGTACTTATAATCGTAAGCCATTACCTGTGCAATAGCAAGCCCTTCCAGGTTTTGTAAAAAGCCTACGTTGCTTCTTGAGGTGGCTAGTGGCTGAGAAGCTGTACCAGGAGCAAGTGTTAACACTTTATTATCGTTATAAGAGCCATTTAAAGTAGAGGTCCAGCTAAAATCTTTATTCTTTAACACCACACCAGATACTAAAGCTTCTACTCCTTTATTCTGTAATCGACCGATATTTAAAATTGCAGCGCTATAACCTGTTGTTGTAGAAGCAGGAACAGCCAGAATTTCATCTTTCGATTTTTTGCTGTACCAGGTAAAATCGAAGTTAAGGCGATCGCCAAAAAACTTCATTTCAGTACCAATCTCTAATTCTGTAGCACTTGATGCTTTTAAAGTAGCGTTTGGTATTGAAGAATTAACAATATTACCCAATGAGTTTCCATTCACTGTTTCACTACGTAAATTATAGTATAGCTGGGTTTGGAACGGATAAGTAGCCTGTCCAACCATTGCATAACCCGCCCTCAATTTACCAAAACTCAAAAAAGATGGTTTCCATAACTCTGAGAAAACAAATGAACCGCTAATAGACGGATAGATACTATTGAGTTTATTATCTTTCCCCGGGGTTGCCAAGGTAGAAAACCAGTCG
Encoded proteins:
- a CDS encoding ribose-phosphate pyrophosphokinase, whose protein sequence is MPLQFNPVKLFSGTGSKGLSLKIAEHYGKPLGSVTIHKFSDGEFQPSFDESIRGSDVFLIQSTYQPSDNLMELLLMVDAAKRASAHYITAVVPYYGLARQDRKDKPRVAIGAKLVANLLKSAGIHRIMTMDLHAAQIQGFFDIPVDHLDGSVIFVPYIKSLGLKNLTIASPDMGGSYRARTFAKFFNAEVIICDKRRKRANEIESMSIIGDVTGQDVVLIDDICDTAGTLSKAAALIMENGAASVRAVCTHAVLSGKAIETVENSVLTELIVTDTIPLRQESPKIRVLSTASLFARAIANVNEHGSISDLFRV
- a CDS encoding DUF2723 domain-containing protein, whose protein sequence is MNYSRINTIGGWLCFIVAALTYILTLDQSVSFWDCGEFISSAFRMEVVHQPGAPIVSMIQRLFSALAFGDKTKVAYFINISSALASAGTILFLFWTITALAKKTVIKKGEEITNQKIIGIMGAGFVGALAYAFSDSFWFSAVEAEVYAISSLCSAIVFWGILKWESQADEPRSDRWLLFVAYIMGISIGVHILNLLTIPALIFVYYFKKNPSPNWQSILKVFFVSIAVLAAVQFGIIQYVISFAANFDYFFVNTMGLGFGTGILFFAALVIGSLVYGIRYSILKNKRVLNLAMLFTVLLLFGYSSFALLIIRAQAKPNLNNYNVDNVYSFSRYVGRDQYGDRPLLYGENYNSEKIDIKETGKIIRKGEKKYELAGTKSAYVFADKTLLPRMYSDKPEHINFYKSYMGFDDEYKPTLMDNLKYMFSFQTGQMYMRYFMWNFVGRQDNEDGQFGGKDGNWLSGIKPLDAIRLGNQKNLPPSIVENKAYNRFFFLPLIIGLIGAVWHFKRNQKDAGIIGLLFVFTGVAIVVYLNSVPVEPRERDYAYVGSFYAFAIWIGLGVLGLKDWVFQKLTPVRASIFASIIALFGAPIIMANQGWDDHDRSDSHVARDMSVSYLKSCAPNAILFTYGDNDTYPVWYAQEVENIRPDVRVVNLSLFTADWYIDGMRKKQNESAPLPITLKHEQYVEGTRDIMYYQDYKIAQHIELQEILDVLLSDHDEDKVTMTDGSKYNVLPTKNLKLAVSPQQVLDTGTVPKEDAGKIASSMEWTFNQNYVTKGTLALFDILAHNNWERPIYFTGAMPDEQYIGLNKYLYMEGLNKRLLPLKPDTAITQDFDRVNLKPMYNNLMNVYGFGNIKNANHLDRQSADDVTMFSNMFNGLLNGLINEGKITESKKVANKYFEVIPAKFYSMRQVMSTYYFTESLYRLNDLNRANAMIKKTADYVGRELSHLADVSESKNQLSSEQDVRFYLGYLGQMVKLTEAFKQDALSKNLEKQYNDLITRFTPFATG
- a CDS encoding DUF2723 domain-containing protein, which produces MNYSKVNNIVGWICFLIATLTYVLTLEPSASFWDCGEFIASAFRMQVVHQPGAPLFLMLQRFFSIFAAGDLTKIAYWMNVGSAVSSGATILFLFWTITALAKKTVLKAGEELTTGKLISIMGAGAVGALAYTFSDSFWFSAVESEVYAQSSLFTAIVFWAILKWEAHADEPRADRWLLFIAYIMGLSIGIHLLNLLTIPALAFIYYFKRTDKATTSGIIKTLIVGILILAVIQYGIIQYLVSFGAYFDLFFVNTLGLGFGTGVLFFAILLIGALVWGIRYSIQHQKKLLNLGLISTVLIIFGYASFSMIIIRAKADPNLNNSAPKDAFSFLSYLNREQYGDRPLGYGPNYNSERVGVTEGKTIWRKGKDKYEVAGKKTDYEYNNNTLLPRMYSDDPKHAAFYKEWMRLDDTKNPTLVDNVGFLFSYQIGYMYMRYFMWNFAGRQNDEQGQGSGHEGTWISGIKPIDAMLRGNQTNLPPSTVDNKAYNRFFFLPLILGVIGALWHFKRNQKDAGVVALLFFFTGIAIVLYLNQKPLEPRERDYAYVGSFYAFAIWIGLGALAIKEWLFKKLTPTAGAIGATVIGLLAAPVIMAEQGWDDHDRSTKMVPHDIALDYLQSCAPNAILFTYGDNDTYPLWYIQEVENVRPDVRIVNLSLFDTDWYINGLRQKQNESAPLPISMKPEQYVQGERDVMPYDDYKIAGSVELKNVVDLLLSNNESDKVPMQDGTKSNFLPTKNLKITVDPQQVISTGTVPAADASKITTTMDWKFNKGYVTKGTLAMFDILAHNNWKRPIYFASTVPSEQYNGLDKYLYSEGLAMRLLPLKADTTSSEDRPEQLNTPVLYNNVMTKFKWGNMKTAKYLDPQSSDDTFIFTNLFSSLTNSLIKEGKIADAKKVVDKYYEVMPDKFFGIRTVVVKFYMAENLYKLGETVRANDILEKSGDYINKELNYLADISQSKGLTGSQNIQTGLYYLDRMIKTSKAAGQDKLSDKLQKTFNSLEGRLSMFFPQQGPQQ